In Nocardia sp. NBC_00403, the DNA window ACTGTGCCGACCCACAACGGCTGGCGGACTTCTGGTGCGAAGTCCTCGGCTACGTCGAACTCGGCTGGGAGGACGGCGCCCTGGAGATCGGCCCGCCCGGAACCGGCTTCGGCGGCCCGCAGCCCACACTGGTGTTCAGCCGCGGCACCGAGCCGAAGCGCGGGAAGCTGCCGCTGCACATCGACGTGAACCCCACCGACCGCGATCAGGACGCGGAATTGGAGCGGCTGCTCGCCGCGGGTGCGCGGAAGGTCGACATCGGCCAGACCGGTGCCGAAACGTGGCACGTGCTGGCCGACCCGGAGGGGAACGAATTCTGCCTGCTCCGACGCCGAGTCGAGGCGGCGGAGAGCTGAAGGGCGGTCAGCTCACGTCGTCCCGCTGATGGTCTTGGTGAACACCGCTCTTACCGAGAGACACTCGCACGCTACGGCCGGTCTCGATGTTTGGTGATGGTGAAGTTACCGTTCGGAAAGTCAGCCATCAGTCTATTGTGTTGCCGCACAGTCGATCTTGGACCGAGTGGCGGGTTTTGCCGCGATAAAGACTTGAACCGCTGATCCGGAAGCACGACGATATTGCGGTGGCCGACAACTAGGCTGACAGTTGGATGTTCGCGGGTTGTCGCCAGGGATCGGTGGGCAGGGCGGGTGAGCAGCCCCGACTGGGCCTGGCCGGATTGTTCAGACGCGTTGAAATCGAGTCGGACCGAGGCGCAGATTTTCGCCTACCCATTGTTCGAGCTCGCTGAGCAGGTGTCGATGCGGCTCGTTGTCGTGGTAAACCATGGCAATGAGATCGGCCCCGGCAGCCATGTGATGGGCAAGGTCACGGACCCCGGAGTCATGGGCAGGGTCGTTTCCGACGGCGGTCAGCAACCCGTAGATCCGCAGCGCGGTAGCGTGAGCGGCTCGTCGCAGCTCGGTGGCGGCGTGATCGTCGAGGTCGGTCGGGGTCAGGAATTCATACAGCGTCTCACCACGGTCGGTGATGACATTGACGGTCCGTTCACCGGCGGCGTCGGTCAGCCACATTTCGGCGTCAGCGGTAATTTCGTAGACCAGGTCGTGCTCACGAACGCAATCAGGTCCGCGCGTTGTGGTGAGCAAGGCCAGGCTGGCTCGCCCGACCGCAAGAAAACCACTCAGTGCGTGTGCGAGCAACTGCTCGGCAGGACCGGATGAGCGGCACGGAAGTCGTTGCCCCACCATCGAAACCCAGCAGGTCAGATGCTCGGCGCCAGTGTCTGTCGCCCGGAATGGCGTCATATTTGGCATGCTACCCCGGACCTACACCGCAATCTGGCAGCAAAACGCGCCGGTGTTCCAGGATCAGTGCTCCCCGAACTCGGCGAAGAAGCCCATCACCCTCAGCAGCAGGTTCGCCATCGGCAAATCATTGCGGTGAAAGCCAGTGCTTCCTCGACGAATTCGACCCGCACCCCGGGCGCCCACGGCCATCCGGACCCGGCTCGGGCCATCGCCGATACGGGTTAGCCCACGTGCCCAGCCGACACCGCCGACGCGCCGATGGCGACCGGACAGCGAGGCATTTCGTCGACGCCATGAGATTGCGACGTGGCAACTCGCGTACGCGACCGAATTCGTGGCGATCACGCAGATACAGCCGCTACGGGCCGCTGCTTGGTCGTGGTCAGCGCGCCAGAAGGGTGTTCAGTTCGTCAGCGAACAGGAGGGCCGGGTCGAACTCCATTCCGGAGAAGTGGCCGGCGAGTTCGAGCGAGAGTACGCCGTGCAGTCGGGTCGTCCTTGCCCGCGCGGCGCTGAACCCGGGTGCGGGCCCGCGCGTGATCGACTGCGCGACATCGTGGCCCCATCAGCGGCACGCCTCCCGCACCGTCAGGATGCGGGATCGAATCGTAGGTGCGGTTCTACGTACCGAGCTCATCGCGCGCCACCGGCACGAACGCGCACACTGGATCAGCACGCCGGCCAAATAGACCGGCGTGCGGGCATTTTCAGGATACGAAAGTCGCGGAGGTGACAGCGACATCGGCGGAGCTGAAATACCACCCGATCCAGTTGTCGACATCCACCTGGATCCCATGACCACTTGCCGGACCGTTCGTGATCAACCACAGCCCGTTTCCGTACCCGGTCGCCGTGCTTACGCTGCCATCCGACCATGCGAACTCGGCCGCGCTGGTCGCACCGGGCGCATTCCACGGAATGGTCACACTGAATTGTCCGGCGCCGATACCCGGGAGCAGCGAACTGACGCACTCTCGCAGGGTGGCCTCCCGCCAGATGTTCCGCCCCGCGCTACCAGTGCCAGGGATCAATCGGCCACTCATCAGGCTGCCCTGCTGACAGCCCCCACTGCCGCCGCCCGGCTGAGCCTGCACCTGCGGCGTACCCAGCACCGATACCGCACACAGAACCGCCGCCATCAGCACGGCTCGACGAACAGACACGGCAACACCTCCCTGCGACAGGGACAGCAACCCGACACGGGCAGGCAGGGCGTCGCCGATGAACTCGCGACGCGCAGCACTGCTTAGTTGATCAGCAGTTTAGCGGTCTCGACGCGTACTCGTGGTTATCGTCGGATGGCCCGCCTTGGCGAAGGCCTGAGCACATCGCCCCGATCGCGAGACACTCGGCATCGGCGCTCCTATGCGATACCGATGCCGGCGTGTAGCGCAGGAGCGGACGCGGATGCTCGCGGGAACTTCCAATGCTGAACTGAGATCGTCTGGACCGTTCGGCGTGGACTCGGTAGACGTTTTCTGCGACGGCAGCGCGTAATTGATGCATGTCAAGAACTGATGAGTTGCTGCTCGCTCGGTGGCTCGCGATGGATGGCCACCCATATTTCCGTCCGGCGACCAACGGGACTCGAGCCGGGCGCGGATACCGGATGTCTCCGCATCATGAGGAAGCGGATGTGCGCCTTGCGATGCACCCCGGTGATGCGCTCTTCGGTTAACGGTTTGTGGCACTGCGGCTTTGCTATAGAATTGCCAGATTCGAGAGTAGGCCGAATCGAAGGCGATTTCGCGCCCGTTGTGTCGAGGGTGCGGCCAGTCGTGCGCCCGGCACAGCGGCCGGGCGCAGAACTCCAACACGAGGACGGCTCTCCATGACAGACGTCGACTATTGCGTGGTTGGTGGGGGATTCGCGGGATTGACGGCCGCCCTGCGGCTGAAACAGGCGGGTCGATCGGTGGCGGTGCTGGAAGCTAGGGACCGACTCGGCGGGCGCACGTTCACCGAAGTGCGCGAGGACGGGTCCTGGATCGATCGCGGTGGCGCCTGGATAGGGCCGGGGCAGGACCGGATCTATGCATTGATGAATGAGTTCGGCGTACCGAGCTACAAGCAGTACACCGACGGTGAGGCCATGATGGTGGTCGATGGCAAGCAGTACCGCTATACGGGCACGATCCCGTGGACGATGAGCCCTTGGGCAGCGCTGAACCTCGGTGCGGTTTTTCTCGAGCTGGGACGTATGTGCAAGTCGATTCCCCTCGAAGCTCCATGGACAGCGAAGAATGCCGACAAGTGGGATCAGATCACGCTGGCGCATTGGCTGGATAGCAATATTCTGTCCAAGCCCGCCCATGAGCTGCTCGAGACCGCCATCGCCGGCTGCTACACCTCGGCCGCCTCGGAGGTGTCGTTGCTCTTCGTGCTGTACCAGATGGCGTCGGGGGGTGGGCCGAGCTTCGTCCTCGGAGTCAAGGACGCGGCCGAGGATGCTCGACCCGTCGGCGGCATGGGTGCCATCTACCGGCCGATGGCTGCCGAGATCGGTGACTCGATCCACCTGTCGCAGCCGGTCCGGGACATCCATCAGGATGCCGACGGGGTGACGGTGCGCTCCGAGAAGTTGACCGTGCGCGCACGCCGGGTGATCGTGGCAGTTCCCTTGGCGATCGCAAGCCAGATCCGGTACGAACCGATACTGCCGGTCGATCGATCGTTCCTGCATCAGCGGATGCCGAGCGGTGCGATCTACAAGATTGCCGCCGTCTACGACGAGCCGTTCTGGCGTCGCGACGGGTTGTCGGGGCAGTCGGCCGCACCAGGATCGCCCGCAACCCTCACCATCGATGCCTGCACGGACACCGGGCGACCCGGGGTCATGTGCGTCATCACCGAGGGGCCTATCGCGCGGCAGATCGGACAACTCGACGAGGCCGAGCGGAGGGCGGCGATCCTCGATGCCCTCGCCGAGCGGTTCGGCGACTCGGCCCGCTCCCCCGTCGACTACATCGAGCAGAACTGGAGTGCCGAGCGCTATTCCGGTGGCGGGATGCTCAGTCACGCACCAACAGGTGTACTCACACAGTTCGGTCATGCCCTGCGCGAACCTTGCGGCCGCGTCCACTGGGCCGGAACCGAGAGCTCTGCCGTCATGTGCGGTTGGGTCGACGGAGCTATTCGCTCGGGTGAACGGGTAGCGAGCGAAGTGCTGGAACACGAAACCGTGACCGCACTCGGAGGCAGGCCAACTCATCTTTGAAAGCTGTCGGGCAGGTTTGCTCGTAGGCAGCGAGGCGTTGCTCAGCGCCGCGACGTTCACAGCGGCGCTGGTGGACCGAATACAGGCGGGTCGATGTCGCCATGAACGGCCCGGTGGATCCCGCGGACCCACCGAGCCGTAAGGATTCCTTCAGGCGGGAGCCAATTCTTCCGAGAGCCGACTGGTGATGGTGGTCAGCACACGGGCCGCGGTGGCCAGATCCTCGGCCGAAACGACACCATAGGCACGGGAGACGATCGCACCGGATTCGGCGCGCACCTTGGCGACCAGTGCGCGCCCCGCCTCGGTGACCTCGACCCGCGCATCGGGCAATTCGGCGACAAGTCCCGTCTCGACCAGTGCGTTCAATGCCGCCGCGACCGCGGCAGGCATCCACTGCGTCATACCGGCGATGCGGACAATGTGCGCGGCCCGCTCGACGGGAGCACCCGCGGCCGCCGCCTGATTCAGAGTGATCCACCGCTCCTCGTCGAGCGTGGTGCCTGCCAGCACACGGTTCAGGATCGCTGTGTGGTGCTTCTCGACCTGGCCGATGATCGACGGGGTCAGTGTGGTTGTGGTCATGTCGAGCTCCTTGATCGGGTGGTTCCTCCTTGCGACGCCATTCTGACACTGAGTTCCATTCGTGCGCAAGCCCTATATGGAACTCAGTTTGTTTCGTGCAGGAGAACCAACTGCGGTAGCATTCGAGCATGACCACGACTGGCGACCGCGCACTGCCTCTTCGCGAGCGCAAGCGACTACGCACCCGCCGCGCGCTCGCCGACGCAGCGCTGCGGTTGTTCACCGACAAAGGTTTCGACGCAACCACATTGGAGGAATTGGTCGACGAGGCCGAAGTGTCGCGCAGCACGTTCTTCCGCGCTTTTCCTGCCAAAGAAGCGGTGGCGATCGAGGCGGAAACCGAGATCTGGTCGAATTACCTTGCGACACTGGCGGATCGCGAGTTGTCAGGCCTCCTCATCAGCGATCTGCGTGATGCGCTGACCGAGGCGGCCACCACGCTCGAGCCGGAATGGGACCGTCGCTATATCGCCACTCGGCGGCTGGTCCGGACCGCGCCCGGCCTGCTCGCCTATGTGGAGTACTACCGCACCGGCGTCCAGCAGGAGGTAATCGACTGCCTGGCAAGCAAACTCGAACTGGACTCCGATGACCTGCGACTCCACATCCTCGCCGAGCTGACCACCTCCGCATGGAGCGTCGCGGGCAGGGACTGGGTCCGCAACGACGGGGAAGGCGGGCGTAAGACCCTCATCGAGCGTCTGCACGGCGCGTTCGCGGCAATACCTGCCAGCCTGGAACTGTCGGCACACGACTAGCAGGATCGGTGGCGGTAAGCTCAGCCGAAATGACCACACTCTCGGTGTGGATCTGCTGGACTGGGTGGACTCTTACCAATGTGCGAACGCAGTAGTGCGTTCCGAGTAGGACGCCCGGCGAAAGGGTAGATGTCATGGCAGGCAAGCGGACGGTCCTGACCGCGGGACTGCGCCGACTCTCGGTGCTGCTGTTCGATATGCGCGAACAGTCCGGTCTCAGCAAAGAGGAAGTCAGCAGCAAGACCGGGATCAACATCACCACGCTGTACCGCATCGAGACCGCTCAAGCTCGCCCGCAGCGACGCACGCTGATGGCGATGCTCGACCTGTACGGCGTCACCGAACTCCAGCGCGAGGACGCGCTGGAGTTGCTGTCGGACGCGCTCAAGCCCGGCATGTCGCGGCCGTACGAGGCCAGCCTGACCGACGTGTACGCCGCCTACATCAACTTCGAATCCGAGGCGCTCTCGGCCAGGCACTACCAAACCTCGTTCATCCCAGGGCTTTTGCAGACCGAGCAATACGCCATCGCGGTCATCGATACCTCCATGCCGAAGCTGGAGGCATCGGCATTGGAACGCCGCGCCAGGGCCAGGCTGGACCGGGCCGCGGTACTGACCAAGACCGATCCGCTCGAACTATGGGTAGTCCTCGACGAAGCCGCGATCCGCCGGATGGTCGGTGGACCCGAGGTCATGAACGGCCAGCTCATGCGACTGCTCGAGGAGATCAAGAAGAAGAACGTGATCTTGCAGATTCTGCCGTTCGGAGCGGGCGCGCACCCCGGCATGGCCGGATCCTTCACGCTGCTGGACTTCCCCAACCCGGCCGACCCGGAGCTGGTGTACGTGGAAGGCATCGCGGGCGACGAGCTGATCGAGGGTCACACCGAAATCCGCCGCTTCGGCGTGATCTTCGACCAGTTGCGCGCCATGGCCCTGAGCCCGCGCGACTCTATCGCCCTCATCAACGAGGCCGCGGCGCGCATGCGCTGATACTGCAACGGCACCTGTGTGAGTCGGTGCTGGTAGAGCTGTTGTGTGGTGCTGGATCGTGTTGTGGCGAAGTCGGATTCGCCCCGGCCTGGCTCAAAACCTCGAAAACCGTTGCTACAAAAGGGGAACCAGCACACTCGATGACGGCACTATCGCGCTCACACTGCCGGAGATCCTCCGACTGCCGATCGGGTTCGTCCTGACCCGACACCACCTCGCCGACCACATCTGGTCCTGGCGAGGTGGCGACGCCGCGACGACACCCAGCCCGGCTATCGCACTACCGACGCCGCGGCCACTCACTCACCCGAGTGCCGTTGCAGTACTGGCGAGATCGAGTCGCTCTCGAGAGCAGCGCACATCCGCCTTCACATCCTTCGCCGGGTAATCCCGAGCCGAGTTGAGGTGCGGCGAGACAGACAGCACAGCTCAGGCGACCGAGACCGGTTCGGTTGCGGGCGTCGACGCGAACCGACGGGTGCGAAAAGTGCCGAGGGCGAGGACCGTTGACGCTGTGACTGCCCAGGCCAGCAGGATCGCTATCGGCCCTGCCGCACCGGCGCTGCCGAAGAACGCCGCCGAGCGCAACAAGGACGCACCGGCGCCCGGTGGAAGCAACTGGCCCAGCGCGCCCCACGGCCGCGGAAGCATCTCCGGGCCCGTCGACGCCGCCGAGAGAGGGTTGCCCAGCAACAGAAAGGTCAGGCCGGCGATGCCCAGGCCGACCCGCCCGGCCACGGCGCCGAACGCGACGATAGTGGCGGACACGGCGAACGAGATCAGCCCGATCACTGCTGCGAGAACGAAGTACGGGCCGGGCAGTAGCGACAGCCAACCTGCGACGATCGCCGTACTCGACAATCCCGCCGCTACCGCATAGGTCGCCAGCCCCACCAGGCGCGCTCGCATCCACGGAACGACAAGCGCGAGCAGATATCCGACCGCCAGGCTGGAAACAACCAGCGGCAGGGTCATGGCCGCGAAGCCGCCACCGTTCGGATCATCGGGATCGGTGCCCACCACGTCCTCGACCGATGCGGCCGATGCCCCCGATAGCTGCTGGGCGATACGAGTCAGTTGCTGTGCGACCGACGGACTCGCTGCCGACGCGATCAGCACATGCGGCCCACCGTCACCGCTCGGCGCGCCGGTGACGATCGCGCCGTACACTCCGCGGTCGGCAATCGCCTGGCGAGCCTCTGCCGCATCGGCGACGGTAACGATCTCGAACGCATCGGGATGGCGCCGGCTCAGGTGGGCGGCGACAGCGGCGGCCTGCGGGCCGGCGACGGCGACAGGTACGTCCCGTGGCTCGAGGTTGGAAGCGGGCCAGGCGAAGGCGATCAGCATCACTCCCTGAAGCACGGTGGCGGCCAGACCCACCGCGACCGCGCGCCGCATGACAGTCATTGGAACCCTCTCCATAAACCGAATCACTGTTCTTTTTGCTAAGTCAACAGTGGCAGCGTGATGACTCTCTGTCAAGAACGACGGTTCGTTTTATGTTGCCTACGTACCCCACGGTGTCGATGAGCGCCTGCCGTGCCGCCGGTTGGATCCCCGACGGGATCCAGGGGATGCCGGCACCCAAAGGCCGTCTCCCACATCACCAACACGGTGAACGCGGAGAGGCCATGGCCGCTGCCGATGCCGTAGCGAGTAGCGGTGCGTGCGGGGATTGTGCTCGTACGCACCGAACCTGGGCGCATGAGCGGTTGGCTGCCGATCTCGGCGTGACCGCGATGACGGTAGGCGTATGGCGCAAGCGGATCATCCGCCGCCATCAATCAGAATGATGATTCTGTTTGACAGCAGACACATCGAAGACAACGATGTAAACAGAATCACCAATCGTTTTGCTAGAAGGAGTGGTGGATATGACGCACGGGCGACGGGGAGCGGCGGCATTGCGAGGCATCGGGGCGACATCACTGGCAGTGGCCGCACTGCGGGCAATGGAGCACGAGCGCTCGGATCGGTTGTTCCAGGATCCGTACGCGCAGTGTTTTCTCGACGCGGCCGGTCACGGCTGGACCACGAGTCCGGCGGCGCCGGCCGGCGGGATGAGTCTTGTTGAGCTGATGGCGGGGCAGGTGGCGGTACGGACTCGTTTTTTCGACGAGGTACTGCTCGACGCTGCCGGCGATGTGTGTGTGCAGGTGGTGTTGCTCGCCTCAGGTATGGACACCCGCCCGTATCGGCTGGACTGGCCCAGTGATACGCGGTTGTTCGAGATCGACTTCGGCGCGGTGTTTGCCTTCAAACGCGACGCGCTTGTCGGCAGTGGTGCGGTGTCGCGATGCCCGCACATGGAGGTGGCGGCCGACCTTCGAGAGGACTGGCCGAAGGTATTGCGAGAGGCCGGTTTTCAGGTGGACGTGCCGACGATATGGCTGGCCGAAGGCATCCTGTACGCTCTGCCGGCCGATGCTGCCGACCTACTGCTGGCACGCATCACCGAACTGTCGGCTCCCGGCAGCGAACTGGCGGCCGACCACGCCGAGGACTCACCGCTGCTGCGCGAGGCGCGGGCAGCCATCTCGGACGAGCTGGTTCGACTGTGGCGCGGTGGACCCGCCGGCGATCTCGGCACCTGGTTCGGCGAACACGGTTGGGAACCTTTCATACGCGACATCCGGACGCTCTCCCGGTCCTACAAGCGGCCGGTGCCTCCCGCGTTCGAACCCGAACGTGATGGTACGGGTAGGGGCTGGCTGATCACGGCCCGACTTCGTGACGAATCGGCGTAAGCGGTCTCGGGGTCCTCGCCGCCCGGCCGAACACACCGACTGCCTACTCGTCTCCGCGCCGTGATCCCACGGTTTGCGGGGCGAGTAGCAGCGGGTGCACTCCCCTGCTGAATGCCTTCGCGCCGACGCCGTCCAGCAGTGCCTGCTGAAACAGGAAGGCGGGACCGAATGTGGTGAGCACGCGCGCGACGTCGCCAGGTTTCGCCGCCGGATCGAGCTGCCCCTCCTGCTGAAACCGCTTGACCAGTCGAACGAACTTCTCACGCATCGTGCGATAGCTTCCGGCGAGCGTCGCGCCGAGTATCGGATTGCGCACTGCCTCTGCCCACACCTGCACCACCAAGGCCGCGAACTCTCGCCGGGTGTCCTGTTTGTCCAACGCCGTGAACAGTCGTTCCAGAACCTCTGGAAGCGGCGGGAGGGCCTCGTTGTTCAGTATGTCGTCGAATCCGGCGGTGATCTCGGCGACGACCTCCTCGATGATCGCGGCAACCAAGGCTTCCTTGCTGGTGAAGTAGCCGTATACCGCGCCAGCGGACAACCCGGATTCAGTGAAGATGTCCTGCATCGACGTGGCCTGGAATCCCGAACGCGTGAAACAGCGTCTGGCAGCATCGATGATCTGACGCCGACGCGCATCGCGATAGCCTGGTGTGAGACGTGGCATGCGACCAGTATAGAGAACATATGTTCCGTTTGTTCGAATCGCACTACCGGCGCCGCGGCCCCCACTCACCCGAGTGTCGTTGCGGTGCTAAGCGCGGCTGGCGCGCCGGTACCCGAGCGCGGCCGGGATCGCGAACACCACGATCGCGCCGACCGACCAGGCAATGGTCGCCAGTAACGGCGTGCGCACGGGGCCGCCGAGCGACAGTCCGCGCATCGCATCGATGGCGTAGGTCATCGGTTGGTGCTCGACGATCGGTTGCGCCCACGCCGGATAGGCGGTCAGCGGCACGAACCCGGTGCAGAAGAACATCATGAGCGATGATCCCAGCGAAACCGCCTCCACCAGGGCGGCTTTCGCACTGAACACCGCTACGGCGGTAACCACCGTCGCGAACGCGAGCCCGAACAGCATCGGTACACCGAACAGCGCGAAACCGGCCGCCACCCCGCGCTCGAACCGGAACCCCAGCGCCACACCGACCGCGAACAACACCAGCGTGCACGACAGGATGCGCACGCCCTCGGCCACGATCCGTGCCGCAAGCCCCGAGGCGCGGTGCACCGGCAGCACCCAGAACCGGGCCAGCAGTCCTTGGTCTCGTTCCCTGCCGAGGGTGATGGCGCCGGCCACCGACCCCGACATCACACCGACCAGCGCGACCATCGGCACCGATCCGTACAGCGCACTGGAGCCGGCGAACGACGAAATCTGACGACCGAGAACAGTGTTGAGCATGATCAGCAACAGCGCGGGGAAGACAAGTGACTGGACGACGGTCAGCGGATCTCGCCGCCATCGCATCAGCAGCCGTTTGGTCTGAATCATCGTCTGCGGCAGAAACAGTCGCCAGGTCTCGGTGGCGCCTGCCACCTCCGTCAAGGCCACCACCTGCGTCGGCGCGGTGGTCATACCGACCTCCGCATCGCCACGATCGTGGCCGCACCACCGAACACCACGGCAAGACCGAGCGCCCACGCCAGCGGCGGCCCGAGCGTCGACCAGTCCACCGCGCCCGCATTGGGTGTCGAGTCACTCGCCAGCGCGCGCAACCCGTTGACGAACTGCGACACCGGCTGGTTACGCGCGAAACCCTGTATCCAGGCCGGGAATTGGTAGGCGGGCGCAAAGCCCGTCGACACCATGCCGAGGATCAGCTGCGGGAGGATCAGCGCCTGGGCGGTCGCCTCCGGGCTCCTGACGAGGCTGCCGAGCAGGTCGGCGCCGAGACACAGCGCCAAGGAGATCAACAACGCGTAGCCGAGGAAACCCAGTGTGTGCCACCAGCCTCCATAGAATCTGAACCCGATGACATGTCCGGAGACCAACGCCGCCGACAAAGCGATCAACGCCCGATACAGCGCCGCGGTGACCCGCGCCGCCAGCGGCGTCACCACGGGCATCGGCATCGACCCGAACCGCTCATCGAGGCCGTCCTCGGCGTCGGTGGCCGAGCGGAAGGCGGCCGAGATCGCACAGAAGGCGGCCGCCTGCATCACGATCATCGGCATCAGGAACTGTGCATAACTGCTCAGCCCGTGGCCGTAGACGGACATCACCAGATTCAGCGGCGTGTAGAAGCCGAGGGTGAACAGCGTCGGCGCCAGCACCGCGGTGAACAGTTCACCGTTGCGCCACAAGGGCCTGATCACCCGCCGAGTCAGCACCCACCACTGCGCTACCGGTGCGGTATGCGGTCGCGGCGCGCCGACCAGCCGATCGCTGCTCATCTGCACACTTCCATCGTGCGTGACACTCGCGCCTCGCGACGGCCAACACGACGCATAACCGCCGACTAATTTGCCGGCCCAACGGGTACATATCAGACATGGCCAGCACCGACGCCCAATCCGGTACGACACAGGAACCCAGTCTGAAGCGGGTGATGGGACCGGGATTGCTGCTGTTGTTCGTCGTCGGAGACATCCTCGGCACCGGGATCTACGCGCTCACCGGCAAAGTCGCGAACGAGGTCGGCGGCGTGGTGTGGGTGCCATTCCTCGTCGCCTTCCTGATCGCGCTCCTGACCGGCATGAGCTACTTGGAGCTGGTCACCAAGTATCCGCACGCCGCGGGCGCCGCGCTCTATACCCACAAGGCCTTCGGCATCCAGTTTCTCACCTTCATGGTCGCGTTCACCGTGATGAGTTCCGGAATCACCTCGGCCGCCACCGCCTCGCGCGCCTTCGCCGCAAACTTCGCCGAAGCCTTCGAACTCGACCTCGGCACCGGTATCGGCATCACCCTGATCGCGCTGGCTTTCATGGCCGTGGTCGCGGCCATCAATCTGCGTGGCGTGAGCGAGAGCGTGAAACTGAACGTCCTGCTCACCTGCGTCGAACTGACCGGACTGCTGATCGTCATCGGCATCGGACTGTGGGCCCTCGGGTTCGGCAACGGCGACTTCGGGCGCATCACCGAGTTCGAGACGGGCAACCGCACCGCACTGGGCGGCGTCATCGTGGCCACTACGCTGGCCTTCTACGCGATGGTCGGCTTCGAGGACTCGGTCAATATGGCCGAGGAGTGCAAGGAACCGAGCCGCATCTTTCCAAAGGTCCTGCTCAGCGGTCTGATCATCACCGGGACGATCTACGTGCTGGTCTCGATCACGGCGGTCGCGCTGGTCCCCACCGACCAACTCGGCGCGGGCGATACTCCGCTGCTGAAGGTCGTCGAGATGGGCGCGCCCGGCTTCCCCACCGATATCTTCGCGTTCATCACAATGTTCGCGGTTGCCAATTCGGCGCTGATCAATATGTTGATGGCCAGCCGACTGCTCTACGGGATGGCCCGCCAAGGTGTGCTACCGCCTCCGCTCGGCCGCGTGCACCAACGGCGGCGAACGCCCTACATCGCCATTGCTTTCACCACCGTGCTCGCCCTCGGGCTGATCGCGTTCGTCGGCGAGGTGCCCGAACTCGGGGGCACCACAGCGCTGTTGCTGCTCGCCGTCTTCACGGTTGTCAATGTGGCGGTGCTGGTGTTGCGCCGAGACACTGTGTCGCACAAGCATTTCCACACGCCCACCGTGCTGCCGGTCATCGGCGCGGTGGCCTGCGGATTCCTGGTCACCCCGTGGACCGACCGCAACCCGCAGCAGTACACGATCGCTGGCGTACTGCTCGCCATCGGCGTCGGACTGTGGGCGCTCAACCACTTTGCGATCCGGCGCCTGCACACCGAGCTCCCGGCCGAGGGCGCGCCGAGGCCCGACGACGATCGAATTGTGTGACGTTCGAGTCGATCACGACGGGTCTGTCCGAAATCGTAAGATGACGACCGACCAGGGTATCGGTAATGTGAGCCGCGATGACCAGCATGGAAGCCCGATTCCGTGACGCTGCCCGGACCGTGCCCCTCCCCAGCCCGTGGAACCTGTCCGCCTATCTGGCGAGTGTCGCCGCACACCGCGGCCGTTCGATCTCGCTACACCCCG includes these proteins:
- a CDS encoding ABC transporter permease — its product is MSSDRLVGAPRPHTAPVAQWWVLTRRVIRPLWRNGELFTAVLAPTLFTLGFYTPLNLVMSVYGHGLSSYAQFLMPMIVMQAAAFCAISAAFRSATDAEDGLDERFGSMPMPVVTPLAARVTAALYRALIALSAALVSGHVIGFRFYGGWWHTLGFLGYALLISLALCLGADLLGSLVRSPEATAQALILPQLILGMVSTGFAPAYQFPAWIQGFARNQPVSQFVNGLRALASDSTPNAGAVDWSTLGPPLAWALGLAVVFGGAATIVAMRRSV
- a CDS encoding APC family permease; the protein is MASTDAQSGTTQEPSLKRVMGPGLLLLFVVGDILGTGIYALTGKVANEVGGVVWVPFLVAFLIALLTGMSYLELVTKYPHAAGAALYTHKAFGIQFLTFMVAFTVMSSGITSAATASRAFAANFAEAFELDLGTGIGITLIALAFMAVVAAINLRGVSESVKLNVLLTCVELTGLLIVIGIGLWALGFGNGDFGRITEFETGNRTALGGVIVATTLAFYAMVGFEDSVNMAEECKEPSRIFPKVLLSGLIITGTIYVLVSITAVALVPTDQLGAGDTPLLKVVEMGAPGFPTDIFAFITMFAVANSALINMLMASRLLYGMARQGVLPPPLGRVHQRRRTPYIAIAFTTVLALGLIAFVGEVPELGGTTALLLLAVFTVVNVAVLVLRRDTVSHKHFHTPTVLPVIGAVACGFLVTPWTDRNPQQYTIAGVLLAIGVGLWALNHFAIRRLHTELPAEGAPRPDDDRIV